The DNA sequence CAGATGCTCGAGCACCGCGAACTCGCGGGCCGTGAGGGTGATGGCGATGTCGCCGCGCCACACGCGGTGCGCGGCGGGGTCGAGACGCAGATCACCCGCTTCGAGGACCGCCGGCCGGGCGACCGCTCCCCGCCGGACGAGCGCGCGGAGGCGCGCGACGAGGATCGCGAACGAGAACGGCTTCGTGACGTAGTCGTCGGCGCCGCTCTCGAGCGCCTCGACCTGATCCCACTCGCCGTCCTTCGCGGTGAGCATGAGCACGGGGGTCCAGTTCTCCTCCGCGCGCAGCGCCTCGCAGACCTTCCAGCCGCTCATCCCCGGCATCATGAGGTCGAGCACGATCGCGTCGTAGCGGGTCTCCCGCGCACGCCACAGCCCGTCGACGCCGTTGTGCGCGACGTCGACGGCGAAGCCCTCCGCCTCGAGCCCCCGCCGCACGGCGTCGGCGAGGCGCACCTCGTCGTCCACCACCAGGATCCGCATTCCTCCAGTGTGGTGGCCGCGCGCTGAATCCGCGCTGAAGGACGGCCCGAACGCGCTGTACCGGAATGGCGATACCGCGGTCGCCGTCCGCTCGTTCGTCTTTATCTCATCTCAATAAAGTGGGCTAAAGCTTGAAAGAGAGGCTCGATGGACAGCGTTCTCAATCCATACACTCCCAATGCGGGTGCCTCGCCCGACATCGTCGTCGGGCGGGAAGAGCAGATCAGGGCGTTTCGAACCCTCCTGCAGCGACTGGCCCGCGGCAAGACGCATCAGTCGATGGTGATCACCGGGCTGCGCGGCGTGGGCAAGACGGTCCTGCTGAACGAATTCGGTGACATCGCGCGGTCCGAGCGATGGGAAGTGGTCGAGATCGAGGCCAGCAAGCACGACGACACGCGGTTTCGACAGAACATGGCCTCCTTGCTCAAAGCCACCCTGCTCAGGCTCTCCCCGAGGGCGAAGTGGACGGACAGAATGCGCCGCGCCGCCGCGGTCGTCACCTCCTT is a window from the Microbacterium sp. LWO14-1.2 genome containing:
- a CDS encoding response regulator transcription factor, producing MRILVVDDEVRLADAVRRGLEAEGFAVDVAHNGVDGLWRARETRYDAIVLDLMMPGMSGWKVCEALRAEENWTPVLMLTAKDGEWDQVEALESGADDYVTKPFSFAILVARLRALVRRGAVARPAVLEAGDLRLDPAAHRVWRGDIAITLTAREFAVLEHLMRHRGQVLSKRSLIDGVWDDDFDGDPNIVEVYVGHLRRKVDKPFGREAIETIRGAGYRLAADGG